From Microcystis aeruginosa NIES-2549, a single genomic window includes:
- the moaC gene encoding cyclic pyranopterin monophosphate synthase MoaC, protein MTQEGKEKLSHLDGQGQAQMVDVSEKMPTKRTAIALGQVRMLKTTFEAIEQGNAPKGDVLGTARLAGIMAAKQTSCLIPLCHPLPLQKINVQIIPKAELPGYEIRAEVVTKSETGVEMEALTAVSVAALTLYDMAKALEKSILIENIRLLSKTGGKSDYAKDSLLR, encoded by the coding sequence ATGACGCAAGAGGGTAAAGAAAAATTATCTCATCTCGATGGCCAAGGCCAGGCCCAGATGGTGGATGTATCGGAGAAAATGCCCACTAAACGCACTGCTATCGCCCTAGGACAAGTGAGAATGCTAAAAACGACTTTTGAAGCCATAGAACAGGGAAATGCGCCTAAAGGTGACGTTTTAGGGACGGCCAGACTAGCGGGAATTATGGCGGCCAAACAAACTTCCTGTTTAATTCCCCTTTGCCATCCCTTACCCCTGCAAAAAATCAATGTTCAGATTATCCCGAAAGCAGAGTTACCCGGCTACGAAATTCGCGCAGAAGTGGTGACAAAATCGGAAACAGGGGTAGAAATGGAGGCTTTAACGGCGGTATCTGTGGCAGCCTTGACTTTATACGATATGGCTAAAGCGTTAGAAAAATCAATCCTGATTGAAAATATCCGTCTGCTGAGTAAAACAGGAGGGAAATCAGATTATGCCAAGGATTCCCTGTTGCGATGA